From the Streptomyces sp. NBC_01216 genome, the window CAGGATGAACGGCGCGCCCACCAGCTCGCACAGCAGCAGTCCGCGCGCCGTCCCGAACCGGCGGGCGATCCGCCCGGCGAGTGCCGCCCCGGCCAGGCCGCCGACCGACACCAGCGCGAACACCGCTCCGACGCCTCCGGGCGACACCCCCACGGTGCGGATCAGGAAGATCGTCTGCACCGCCTGGACACCGTTGAGACCGAGGTTGCCGACGGCCGCGAAGCTCGCCAGTGTGCGCAGGTACGGATCGCGCACCAGGAACCGGACTCCCTCGCCGATCTCGCGCAGGATCCCACGCCGTTCGGAGACCGGCGGCGGCTTCTCCTCGGCCCGGATGCTGCCCACGCACACCGCCGCCACCAGGTAGGTGACCGCGTCGGCGAGCAGGCCGCTGGCCGCGCCGAACGCCTGGGCGAGCAGACCGGCCAGGCCGGGGCCGGCGATCTCCGCCGCCGAATCCCCGGAGCGGAGTTTGACGTTGGCCTCCAGCAGGTCCGGCTTGGCGACCAGCGAGGGCAGTACGGCGCTGTACGCGGTGGACATGAACACCTTGACCGCGCCGGCCAGCAGCGCCACCACGACCAGGTGGCCCATGGTCAGCAGCCCCAACCAGCCGGCCACCGGCACGCTGCCGAACAGCACCAGCAACAGCAGGTCGCAGACCAGCATCACCTTCAGCCGGGGCCAGCGGTCCACCCAGGCGCCGGCCAGCAGGCCGAGGAAGAGCCACGGCACCCAGGCGGACGCGGTCAGCAGGCCGACCATGAAGGGCGAGGCGTCCAGCGTGACGACGGCCACCAGGGCGAGCGCGACGTTGCCGACGGCGGTGCCGAGACCGCTGGTCGTCTCACCGATCCAGAGCTTGCGGAAGTTTCCCTGGGCCCAGAGGCCCCAGCGGCTCCGCGGCGGCGCGTCCGCCGGAGGGGGCGGGGCGGCCGGGGACGGCGGCTCGACGGGGGCGGTGGTCATGGCGGGTCACACTCCAAGCTTCTGGGCCAGCACGGCGGCGATCCGTGCCACGGGGTCCGGCCGCGTCATGGCGCCGTGCGTGCAGGTGATGCGGTGCTCCTCGACACGGCCGTCGACGTACGGCCGCCAGGCCGCCCCGTAGGGCCAGTCGGCGGGCTTGTCGAGGGTGGCTCCGAAGAAGACGGCCTCGCCCCGGTACCGGCCGGGTACGTGCTCGGCCATCAGCTTGCGGTGCTGCTCGAAGACGTCGGGCAGGACACCCGCGGCCTCGCCGAGGAGTGCGGTGAGCTCGGCCTGCCCGCGTCCCTCGGCCGGGTCGTAGCCGAGGGAGGCGAGCAGTTCGGCCAGGGTGTCGACCGGGTCGCCGGAGGGCTCGGCGCCGCCGGCGGGATACCGGGCGGGGTCGGCGGGCAGACCGTCCAGCAGGGCGAGCAGGGCGACCTCCTGACCCGCCGTCTGGAGGGCCACGGCCATCGCCTGGGCGACCACCCCGCCGAAGGACCAGCCGAGCAGGTGGTACGGGCCCTCCGGCTGGACGGCGCGGACCTGTCGCACGTAGTCCTCGGCGATCTCGGTGACGGAGGACGCGGAGCCCCCGCGCAGTCCGCGGGCCTGCAGCCCGTAGACCGGTCGGTCCGCGTCGAGGTGACGCAGCAGCCCGGAGTAGACCCAGCTGATGCCGGCGGCGGGGTGAACACAGAAGAGCGGAGCCCGGGTGCCGGTGGCGCGCAGCGGAAGGAGCACGTCGAGCGCGTCGGTGGCCGTCTCCGCCGCGCCGTCCGGGTGGAGGTGCCGGGCGAGGCGCCGGCCCAGGGCGGCCACGGTGGGGGCTTCGAAGAGCGCCCGCATGCCGAGGTCGACGCCGAAGGCGGTGCGGACCCCGCCGAGCAGGCGCATCGCGAGGAGGGAGTGGCCGCCGAGGTCGAAGAAGCCGTCGTCGATGGTCACGGGGCCCGGGAGGCCGAGAACCTCCGCGAAGAGGCCGCAGAGCAGTTCCTCGTGCGGTGTCCGGGGCGGGCGGCCGGTCGGTGAGGAGGCGAACGAGGGGGCGGGCAGCGCGCGCCGGTCGACCTTGCCGCTCCCGGTCAGCGGCAGCGCGTCGAGGGTGACGACGGCGGCCGGGACCATGTGGGCGGGCAGCGAGTCGGCGGCGAAGGCGCGCAGCGCGGCCGGGTCGAGCGGGCCGTCCGCCACGACGTGGGCGACCAGCCGCGGGCCGGCGGCGCCGTCCTCGTGGGCCGTCACGGTGGCGGCGCGGACCCGGGGGTGGCGGGTGAGGACGTGTTCGATCTCGCCGGGTTCGATCCGGAAGCCGCGGATCTTGACCTGGTGGTCGGTACGGCCGAGGTAGTCGAGGGCGCCGTCGCGGGTGCGGCGGACCAGGTCGCCGGTACGGTACATCCGCCCGCCGGACGGGAACGCACCGTCCCGCGTGAACGGGTCGGCGACGAACCGCTCCGCGGTCGGCCCCGGCCGACCGAGATAACCACGGGCCAGCCCGTCCCCGGCCAGATACAACTCACCCGGAACACCGGGCGGAACCAGCCTCAGATACTCGTCCAGAACATAGGCACGGGTCCCCAGGACGGTGTGACCCAACGTCGGACGCTCCGAGCCGGCGAAATCCTGGAGCAGGGTGTCGACGGTGCACTCGGTGGGCCCGTAGAGGTTGTGACCGGTGGTCGCCGGCGCCTCGCGCAGACGGGTCCACAACGCCTGCCCGACCGGCTCACCGCCCAGCAACACCACCCGCGGCGCCGGAGCATCCAACAACCCCTCGACGACCAGCTGTTCGGCGTAGGACGGAGTGATCTCCAGGACGTCGAGGGACTCCGACCGGACGTGCCGGACCAGGGCGGCGGCGTCGCGCCGGACCTCGTCGCCGATCAGGTGCAGCTCGTGACCGGCGACGAGCCAGAGCAGACCGTCCCAGGAGGCGTCGAAGCAGAGCGAGGCGGTCAGCGCGACACGCAGCCTGCCGTACCGGTGTTCGGCCGCTCCGATCGGACCGGCCGAGGAGCGGTGCGAGGCGAGCAGCGCGGCGATCGCACCGTGGCTCACCACCACCCCCTTGGGACGGCCGGTGGAACCGGAGGTGTAGATCACGTAGGCGGCGTCAGCGGCGGTGGTGCGGCGCGGCGGCTCGCCCGCGCCGGGGCGGAGGGCGGGCGGTGCGGTCCGGTCCGTGGCATCGGCTGGGTGCTTCCGGTCGTGTGGGGGCGTCCCGTACGTCCCCTCGGGGTCCGTCCCGACCGGGGTGTGTGCCGCGTGGGCCGGGGTGGTCGTCCGGTGGCCTCGGGGGTGGTCCGGCGTGTGGGTCGGGTGATCGGAGGTCAGGACCGTGAGTCCGGTGAGGAGTCCGGGGTGTGGCCAGCCGTCTCCGGTCACGACGAGCGCGGGCGTGGCATCGGCCAGCATGGCGGCGGTCCGGTCGGCCGGGTACTCGGCGTCCAGTGACAGCGAGGCGGCGCCCGCCTTGAGGATGGCGAGCAGGGCGATGACGCTCTCCGCGGAGCGCGGCAGGGCCAGTGCCACCACCGATTCCGGGCCCGCTCCCGCGGCCGTCAGACGGTGGGCGAGGTCGTCGGCGCGGGCGTTCAGCGCGGCCCAGCTGAGCCGGGTGCTCCCGGCGACCAGCGCGGTGGCGTCCGGGGTGCGGGCCACCTGGGCTTCGAAGACGGCGGGCAGCAGCGGAACGTCCACCGGTACCTCGTGGGCGCCGGGCAGGAGTTCCGCGCGCTCGCCCTCGGTCAGCAGTTCGGCCTGGCCGATGCGCCGGTCGGGGCGGGCCGTCACCGCCGCCAGCAGCCGGCCGAAGCGGGCGGCCAGGGACTCGACGGTCTCGCGGTCGAACAGGTCGGTGGCGTAGTCGATCGCGCACTCCAGCCCGGCGGGCGCGCCGTCGGCGTCGAAGAACTCCCCCATCGCGATGGAGAGGTCGAACTTGGCCGCGTATCCGCCGACCGGTTCGACCGCGGCCGGCAGGCCGGCCAGGTCGAGCGTCGTGTCGCCGGAGCCGCCCCGGCCTCCGCCCTGGAGCAGCAGCATGACCTGGAAGAGGGGGTGGCGGGCCAGCGAGCGGGCCGGGTTGAGCTCCTCGACCAGCCGCTCGAACGGCACGTCCTGATGGGCGTAGGCGCCCAGGCCAGTCTCGCGGACCCGGGCCAGGAGTTCGGCGAAGGTCGGATCGCCGGAGGTGTCGGTGCGCAGGACCAGCGTGTTGACGAAGAAGCCGACCAGGTCGTCCAGGGCCTCGTCCGAACGGCCGGCGACCACCGAACCGATCGGCACGTCGGTACCGGCCCCCAGCCGGGTGAGCAGCGCCGCGAGCGCGGCCTGCAGGGTCATGAACATCGTGACCCGGTGCTCGCGCGACAACGCCCCCAGCGAGGCGTGCAGTTCGGCGCCGATCGGCAGGACGATCCGGTCACCGCGGTGGCTGCTGTCCGCCGAGCGGGGGCGGTCGACGGGAAGCGCGAGTTCCTCGGGCAGTCCCGCCAGCGCTTCACGCCAGTAGGAGAGCTGGCGGGAGACGAGGCTGTCGGGGTCGGTCTCGTCGCCGAGCAGTTCACGCTGCCAGAGCGCGTAGTCGGCGTACTGCACCGGCAGCGGACGCCAGTCGGGCACCGTGCCCTCACGACGGGCGGCGTACGCGGCGGACAGGTCGCGCAGCAGCGGCTCCACGGACCAGCCGTCGCCGGCGATGTGGTGCAGTACGAGGACGAGGAGATGCTCGTCCTCCGAGAGCGGAAGCAGGTGCACGCGGATGGGAAGTTCGGTGGCCAGGTCGAAGGGGATCGCCGTGCAGTCGGTGAGGGCGGTCGCGGGGTCGGCGGGCGGGGTGGTGCGGTGGTCGAAGGGGACCCGGGCCTCGGCGGGCGGGACGATCCGCTGCCGGGGTTCGCCGTCGTGTTCCGTGAGGAGCGTGCGCAGGCTCTCGTGCCGGGTCACGAGGTCGCCGAGGGCGCTTTCCAGGGCGGCCGGGTCGAGCGGACCGGTGACACGGAGGGCGAGCGGGAGGTTGTAGAGCGCGCTGGGGCCCTCCATCCGGTCGATCAGCCAGAGCCGCCGCTGGGCGAAGGAGAGCGGCGGGCGTTCCGGACGCTCGCCGGCCGTCAGCGCGAGCCGGGCCGTGGCGCCGTCCAGGCGCTGGGCCAGACCGGCCACCGTCGGCGCCTCGAAGACGTCCCGGACGCCGATCTCGGCCGCGCACACCGTACGGACCCTGCTGACCAGCTTCATGGCGAGCAGCGAGTGCCCGCCGAGGGCGAAGAAGTCGTCGTCGACGGTCACGGGACCCGGCACCCCGAGGATCTCGGCGAAGAGCCCGCAGAGGATCTCCTCGCGTGCCGTGCGGGCCGCCCGACCGCCGGTGAAGAGCCCGAAGTCGGGGGCGGGCAGCGCGCGCCGGTCGACCTTGCCGCTCCCGGTCAGCGGCAGCGCGTCGAGGGTGACGACGGCGGCCGGGACCATGTAGGCGGGCAGCGACTCCGCCGCGAACCTCTTGATCTCCAGGGCGAGTCCGGGGCTGGGTGTGGCGACGGCGCAGTGGGCGACGAGGCGACGGTCGCCGTCCGCGCTCTCGTGCGGGGTGACGACGGCCTGGCGGACGGCCTCGTGGCGGGTGAGGACGTGTTCGATCTCGCCGGGTTCGATCCGGAAGCCGCGGATCTTGACCTGGTGGTCGGTACGGCCGAGGTAGTCGAGGGCGCCGTCGCGGGTGCGGCGGACCAGGTCGCCGGTACGGTACATCCGCCCGCCGGACGGGAACGCACCGTCCCGCGTGAACGGGTCGGCGACGAACCGCTCCGCGGTCGGCCCCGGCCGACCGAGATAACCACGGGCCAGCCCGTCCCCGGCCAGATACAACTCACCCGGAACACCGGGCGGAACCAGCCTCAGATACTCGTCCAGAACATAGGCACGGGTCCCCAGGACGGTGTGACCCAACGTCGGACGCTCCGAGCCGGCGAAATCCTGGAGCAGGGTGTCGACGGTGCACTCGGTGGGCCCGTAGAGGTTGTGACCGGTGGTCGCCGGCGCCTCGCGCAGACGGGTCCACAACGCCTGCCCGACCGGCTCACCGCCCAGCAACACCACCCGCGGCGCCGGAGCATCCAACAACCCCTCGACGACCAGCTGTTCGGCGTAGGACGGAGTGAACTGCAGGACGTCGATGGCGGCGGTCCCGATGTGCCGGACCAGGGCGGCGGGGTCACGGCGCAGGTCGTCGCCGATCAGGTGCAGCTCATGTCCGGCGACCATCCACAGCAGGCTGTTCCAGGAGGCGTCGAAGCAGAGCGAGGCGGTCAGCGCGGCGCGCAGCCTGCCGTGCGTCCGCGCGGGCTCCCCGAAGGTCTCCGCCCGGTGGGCGGCCAGCAGCGCGGCGATCGCACCGTGGCTCACCACCACCCCCTTGGGGCGGCCGGTGGAACCGGAGGTGTAGATCACGTAGGCGGCGTTCCCGGGGTGGAGCCGGACGGGCGGCGCGTCGGCCGGGCGGGTGACCCGCTGCTGCTCGGCGACATCCAGGACGGCGACGCCGGTGAGTCCGTGCAGGACTTCGGGCCGCGGCCAGCCGGCCCCGGTGAGCACGGCCGCCGGGCGGGTGTCGGCGAGCATGTGGGCGGTGCGCTCCGGCGGGTGTTCGGCGTCGAGCGGGAGGAAGGCGGCACCGGCCCTGAGTACGGCGAGCTGGGAGACGACCGTCTCCGCCGAGCGGGGCAGGGCGAGCGCGACCACGTCCTCGGGGCCGATACCGGAAGCGGTCAGGCCGTGGGCGAGACGGTCGGCGCGGGCGTCCAGCTCGGCGTAGCTCAGGCGGGTCTCCCCGAAGACCAGGGCGGTGGCGTCGGGGGTCGCCGCCACCTGGGCGGCGAACGCCTCGGGAACGAGGGGCAGTCGGGCGGGCAGCGGCCGGTGGCCGCCGAGGAGTTCCGCGCGCTCGCCCTCGGCCAGTAGCTCGGCCTGGCCGATGCGCCGGTCGGGGCGGGCCGTCACCGCCGCCAGCAGCCGGCCGAAGCGGGCGGCCAGGGACTCGACGGTCTCGCGGTCGAACAGGTCGGTGGCGTAGTCGATCGCGCACTCCAGCCCGGCGGGCGCGCCGTCGGCGTCGAAGAACTCCTCCAGCGTCATGTTGAGGTCGAACTTGGCGACCCCGGTGTCCGCAGGCAGCGCCTCGGAGCGCAGCCCGTCCGGCTCCAGTCCGGCGCCGGCGTCGGACTGGAGGACCATCGCCACCTGGAAGAGGGGGTGGCGGGCCAGCGAGCGGGCCGGGTTGAGCTCCTCGACCAGCCGCTCGAACGGCACGTCCTGATGGGCGTAGGCGCCCAGGCCAGTCTCGCGGACCCGGGCCAGGAGTTCGGCGAAGGTCGGATCGCCGGAGGTGTCGGTGCGCAGGACCAGCGTGTTGACGAAGAAGCCGACCAGGTCGTCCAGGGCCTCGTCCGAACGGCCGGCGACCACCGAACCGATCGGCACGTCGGTACCGGCCCCCAGCCGGGTGAGCAGCGCCGCGAGCGCGGCCTGCAGGGTCATGAACATCGTGACCCGGTGCTCGCGCGACAACGCCCCCAGCGAGGCGTGCAGTTCGGCGCCGATCGGCAGGACGATCCGGTCGCCCCGGTGGTCGGCTCGGGCGCCACGCGGCCGGTCGACGGGAAGCGCGAGTTCTTCCGGCAGATCGGCGAGCGTGGCGCGCCAGTAGGAGAGCTGGCGGGAGACGAGGCTGTCGGGGTCGGTCTCGTCGCCGAGCAGTTCACGCTGCCAGAGCGCGTAGTCGGCGTACTGCACCGGCAGCGGACGCCAGTCGGGCACCGTGCCCTCACGACGGGCGGCGTACGCGGCGGACAGGTCGCGCAGCAGCGGGCCCATCGACCAGCCGTCGCCGACGATGTGGTGCAGTGCGACGACCAGCACGTGCTCCTCGGGGGCGAGTCGGAGCAGGGTGACCCGTACGGGGGGTTCGGCGCCCAGGTCGAAGGGGCGGCGGGCGGCCCGGTCGATCTCGGCGTCCATCGATTCCGGTGCGCAGTCGCGTGGTTCGACCGCGAGCGCGGCGTCGGCGGGGGCGAGCACGCGTTGGTAGGGCTCGCCGTCGTGCTCCGCGATGACGGTGCGCAGGCTCTCGTGCCGGGTCACGAGGTCGCCGAGGGCGCTTTCCAGGGCGGCCGGGTCGAGCGGACCGGTGAGCCGCAGGGCGAGTGGCATGTTGTAGAGCGCGCTGGGGCCCTCCATCCGGTCGATCAGCCAGAGCCGCCGCTGGGCGAAGGAGAGCGGCGGGCGCGCGGGGCGCTCGCCGGCCGTCAGCGCGAGCCGGGCCGTGGCGCCGTCCAGGCGCTGGGCCAGACCGGCCACCGTCGGCGCCTCGAAGACGTCCCGGATGCCGAGTTCGGCGCCGAGGACCGTACGGACCCGGCTGAGGAGGCGGGTCGCGAGCAGCGAGTGCCCGCCGAGGGCGAAGAAGTCGTCGTCGACGGTCACGGGACCCGGCACCCCGAGGACCTCGGCGAAGAGCCCACAGAGGATCTCCTCGCGTGCCGTGCGGGCCGCCCGACCGCCGGTGGTGGCCGCCGCGAAGTCCGGGGCGGGCAGCGCGGACCGGTCGAGTTTTCCGCTGACGTTGAGCGGGAGTTCGTCGAGCGTCACGAAGGCCGCCGGGACCATGTACTCCGGCAGGGTCGCTGCCGCGTGGGCGCGCAGCACGGCCGGGTCGAGCGGGGAGCGTGGCACGACGTAGCCGACCAGCCGGGTGCCGGCCGTGCCGTCCTGATGCGGCAGCACGACGGCCTGGAGAACCTCGGGGTGGGCGGCCAGGACGGTCTCGATCTCGCCGGGTTCGATCCGGAAGCCACGCACCTTGACCTGGTGGTCGGTACGGCCGAGGTACTCGACCCGGCCGTCCGGGCGGCGGCGCGCGAGGTCGCCGGTACGGTACATCCGCCCGCCGGACGGGAACGCACCGTCCCGCGTGAACGGGTCGGCGACGAACCGCTCCGCGGTCAGCCCCGGCCGACCGAGATAACCGCGGGCCAGCCCGTCCCCGGCCAGATACAGCTCACCCGGGACACCGGGCGGAACCGGCCGCAGACACCCGTCCAGAATGTGGGCGCGGAGGTTGGGCAGCGGAAGGCCGATGAGAGGGCGGGGGTCGTCGGTGAGCCGGTGGTGGAGCGCGTCGACGGTGCATTCGGTGGGGCCGTACATGTTGAGCACGACGGTGTCGGGGACGGCGGTGAGGGCGGTCCAGAGGGTCTGCCCGAGGGCCTCGCCGCCGACCATGAGGAGGGCGGGCGGACAGCGGTCGAGCAGGCCCTCCTCGACCAGCCGCTCGGCTTGGCCGGGGGTCACGTCGAGGACGTCGGTGGCGGCCTCCTCGGCGTAGCGGACGATCGCGGCGGCGTCGCGGCGCAGGTCGTCGTCGAGCAGGTGGAGTTCGTGTCCGGCGACCATCCAGAGGAACGCCTCGAGGGCCGTGTCGAAGGAGAGCGAGGCGACCTGGGCGAACCTGAACCTGCGCCCCGGGTGGTTCCGCCGGGCCGCGGTGATGGTCTCGTCGCGGTGGAAGGCGAGCAGGTTGGCGAAGCCGCCGTGGCGCACGACGACGCCCTTGGGGCGGCCGGTGGAACCGGAGGTGTAGATCACGTAGGCGGCGTTCCCGGGGTGGAGCCGGACGGGCGGCGCGTCGGCCGGGCGGGTGACCCGCTGCTGCTCGGCGACATCCAGGACGGCGACGCCGGTGAGTCCGTGCAGGACTTCGGGCCGCGGCCAGCCGGCCCCGGTGAGCACGGCCGCCGGGCGGGCGTCGGCCAGCATGTGGGCGATCCGGTCGCGCGGGTGTTCGGCGTCGAGCGGGAGGAAGGCCGCACCGGCCCTGAGTACGGCGAGGACGGCGACCAACGACTCGGCGGAGCGGGGCAGGGCGAGCGCGACCACGTCCTCGGGGCCGATACCGGAAGCGGTCAGGCCGTGGGCGAGACGGTCGGCGCGGGCGTCCAGCTCGGCGTAGCTCAGGCGGGTCTCCCCGAAGACCAGGGCGGTGGCGTCGGGGGTCGCCGCCACCTGGGCGGCGAACGCCTCGGGAACGAGGAGGTCCGCGCCGGGCCGGGCGGTGTCGTGCCACGCGGCCAGCGCGGCGCGGCCGGCGCGGCCCAGGACGTCCAGTTCGGCGACGGGCCGGTGCGGGTCGGCGACGGCCTGGGCGAGCAGGTCCGGCAGGGCGGCGGCGAGCCGCTCGGCGGTGGTCCGGTCGAACAGGTCGGTGGCGAACTCGAGTCCGCCGTCGAGTCCGGCCGGGGTGCCGTCCGGGTGGTGGCGCTCGGAGAGGTTCAGGGTGAGGTCGAAGGCGGTGTTGGGGAGGCCGAGCGGCTCGTAGGCGGTGCGGGTGCCGGGGAACTCGGGGCCGCCGCCGTCGGTGTTGTCGAAGGCGATCATCACCTGGAAGAGGGGGTGGCGGGCGAGCGAGCGGGCCGGGTTGAGCTCCTCGACCAGCCGCTCGAACGGCACGTCCTGATGGGCGTAGGCGGCCAGGTCGGTCTCCCGGACCCGGGCGAGGAGTTCGGCGAAGGTGGGCCGGCCGCTGAGGTCGGCGCGCAGGACCAGGGTGTTGGCGAAGAAGCCGACCAGGTCGTCCAGGGCCGGGTCGAGGCGACCGGCCAGCGGGGTGCCGATCGGCAGGTCGTCGCCGGCGCCGAAGCGGTGCAGCAGGGTCGCGTAGGCGGCCTGGAGCACCATGAAGAGGGTGACTCCGTGTCCGGTGGCCAGTTCGGCGAGCCGCGCGTGCAGGTCCGCGTCGAGTTCCAGCGGGACGACGTCGCCCCGGTGGCCCGCGACGGCCGGGCGGGGGTGGTCCAGGGGGAGCGGCAGCTCGTCCGGCAGGCCGGCCAATGCCTCTCGCCAGTAGTCGAGCTG encodes:
- a CDS encoding MFS transporter is translated as MTTAPVEPPSPAAPPPPADAPPRSRWGLWAQGNFRKLWIGETTSGLGTAVGNVALALVAVVTLDASPFMVGLLTASAWVPWLFLGLLAGAWVDRWPRLKVMLVCDLLLLVLFGSVPVAGWLGLLTMGHLVVVALLAGAVKVFMSTAYSAVLPSLVAKPDLLEANVKLRSGDSAAEIAGPGLAGLLAQAFGAASGLLADAVTYLVAAVCVGSIRAEEKPPPVSERRGILREIGEGVRFLVRDPYLRTLASFAAVGNLGLNGVQAVQTIFLIRTVGVSPGGVGAVFALVSVGGLAGAALAGRIARRFGTARGLLLCELVGAPFILLLPMAGDRLPLAVSAVAWSVAVCGVIAGNVIAGSFYQAYCPPAMIGRIRASASTVNFSAIPVGALLGGWLGEVLGARTTIWIMASVLLSAGVVLLAGPLRGLRNFPERPAASS
- a CDS encoding non-ribosomal peptide synthetase, which encodes MIPVSYAQQRLWLIDQIEGPTALYNLPLAIRLRGTLDTAALRAATADVVGRHEALRTVYPVDGGVPVQRILPSAEVEIAFETVDCAPDDYPGLRDRAAAHAFDLSAEPPIRITVFSLTPTGPAPEHVLLVVLHHIAGDGWSLGPLLRDLAGAYAARLDGSAPDWEPLPVQYADYALWQRELLGEESDPDSRMSRQLAYWRETLSGLPEELELPVDRPRPPAPTGAADAVPFAYGPELHAALTDLARRHRATLFSVLRAGLAALFTRLGAGTDIPLGTGVAGRSEEALNDLVGFFVNTLVLRTDTSGDPSFATLLDRVRESQLDAFAHQDVPFDRLVEELNPARALGRHPLFQTLLVLQNHEEGELGLPGLESSPEPLGLRVAKFDLNIGVTERHTADGTPDGLTGSVEYAADLYDRATVTTLFERLGRLLAAAAADPEAPIGTLDILAPEERGLLHDRWNATTAPVPLGSLPELFRAQAARTPEAVALAHDGGTVSYAELDHRADRLANHLIAAGVGPESPVALLMERSVDLVVATLAVLKAGGCYVPLHASLPPERMTALLADTAAPVLITDRADPGFPHTAVVVRPGDERDAPAHDPLLPVHPDRLAYLMYTSGSTGTPKGVAIRHRDVVDLAADRRWQDGRHRRILLHSPHAFDAATYELWTPLLSGGTVVVAPPGGLDADTLHAVATRHAVTAVFLTKALFDLVAEQAPETFRAFRTVCTGGEAASGTLMRRVLDHCPDLLLAHVYGPTEATTFATHHPLAPADLGPRPPIGSPLDNTRAHVLDARLRPVPPGVPGELYVAGAGLARGYRGRPALTAERFVADPFATDGPLPSGGGRMYRTGDLVRRRADGAIEYLGRIDGQVKVRGFRIEPGEIEAVLSRHPAVRQVIVIAREDRPGDTRLVAYCSVPDTALDENPALAAALKQLTADTLPGYMVPSSVVVLPALPLNANGKVDRRALPAPDLGADTVGRAPRDERERALCTLFGEILGIDDITIDDDFFELGGHSLLATRLVGRARADLGAELAIGDLFQAPTVAALAARLATGQDRPALRPGPRPERLPVSFAQRRLWFLGQAEGPSATYNVTLALRLTGPLDTRALERALGDVVARHETLRTVFAEHDGVPYQRVLPEAPSPLLTVTDRPAEELAGHTFDLARDVPLHAYLRPEAPDTHVLLLVMHHIASDGWSLRPLFRDLADAYTARLGGESPAGEPLPVQYADYTLWQYRLLGSDTDPRSPLSRQLDYWREALAGLPDELPLPLDHPRPAVAGHRGDVVPLELDADLHARLAELATGHGVTLFMVLQAAYATLLHRFGAGDDLPIGTPLAGRLDPALDDLVGFFANTLVLRADLSGRPTFAELLARVRETDLAAYAHQDVPFERLVEELNPARSLARHPLFQVMIAFDNTDGGGPEFPGTRTAYEPLGLPNTAFDLTLNLSERHHPDGTPAGLDGGLEFATDLFDRTTAERLAAALPDLLAQAVADPHRPVAELDVLGRAGRAALAAWHDTARPGADLLVPEAFAAQVAATPDATALVFGETRLSYAELDARADRLAHGLTASGIGPEDVVALALPRSAESLVAVLAVLRAGAAFLPLDAEHPRDRIAHMLADARPAAVLTGAGWPRPEVLHGLTGVAVLDVAEQQRVTRPADAPPVRLHPGNAAYVIYTSGSTGRPKGVVVRHGGFANLLAFHRDETITAARRNHPGRRFRFAQVASLSFDTALEAFLWMVAGHELHLLDDDLRRDAAAIVRYAEEAATDVLDVTPGQAERLVEEGLLDRCPPALLMVGGEALGQTLWTALTAVPDTVVLNMYGPTECTVDALHHRLTDDPRPLIGLPLPNLRAHILDGCLRPVPPGVPGELYLAGDGLARGYLGRPGLTAERFVADPFTRDGAFPSGGRMYRTGDLARRRPDGRVEYLGRTDHQVKVRGFRIEPGEIETVLAAHPEVLQAVVLPHQDGTAGTRLVGYVVPRSPLDPAVLRAHAAATLPEYMVPAAFVTLDELPLNVSGKLDRSALPAPDFAAATTGGRAARTAREEILCGLFAEVLGVPGPVTVDDDFFALGGHSLLATRLLSRVRTVLGAELGIRDVFEAPTVAGLAQRLDGATARLALTAGERPARPPLSFAQRRLWLIDRMEGPSALYNMPLALRLTGPLDPAALESALGDLVTRHESLRTVIAEHDGEPYQRVLAPADAALAVEPRDCAPESMDAEIDRAARRPFDLGAEPPVRVTLLRLAPEEHVLVVALHHIVGDGWSMGPLLRDLSAAYAARREGTVPDWRPLPVQYADYALWQRELLGDETDPDSLVSRQLSYWRATLADLPEELALPVDRPRGARADHRGDRIVLPIGAELHASLGALSREHRVTMFMTLQAALAALLTRLGAGTDVPIGSVVAGRSDEALDDLVGFFVNTLVLRTDTSGDPTFAELLARVRETGLGAYAHQDVPFERLVEELNPARSLARHPLFQVAMVLQSDAGAGLEPDGLRSEALPADTGVAKFDLNMTLEEFFDADGAPAGLECAIDYATDLFDRETVESLAARFGRLLAAVTARPDRRIGQAELLAEGERAELLGGHRPLPARLPLVPEAFAAQVAATPDATALVFGETRLSYAELDARADRLAHGLTASGIGPEDVVALALPRSAETVVSQLAVLRAGAAFLPLDAEHPPERTAHMLADTRPAAVLTGAGWPRPEVLHGLTGVAVLDVAEQQRVTRPADAPPVRLHPGNAAYVIYTSGSTGRPKGVVVSHGAIAALLAAHRAETFGEPARTHGRLRAALTASLCFDASWNSLLWMVAGHELHLIGDDLRRDPAALVRHIGTAAIDVLQFTPSYAEQLVVEGLLDAPAPRVVLLGGEPVGQALWTRLREAPATTGHNLYGPTECTVDTLLQDFAGSERPTLGHTVLGTRAYVLDEYLRLVPPGVPGELYLAGDGLARGYLGRPGPTAERFVADPFTRDGAFPSGGRMYRTGDLVRRTRDGALDYLGRTDHQVKIRGFRIEPGEIEHVLTRHEAVRQAVVTPHESADGDRRLVAHCAVATPSPGLALEIKRFAAESLPAYMVPAAVVTLDALPLTGSGKVDRRALPAPDFGLFTGGRAARTAREEILCGLFAEILGVPGPVTVDDDFFALGGHSLLAMKLVSRVRTVCAAEIGVRDVFEAPTVAGLAQRLDGATARLALTAGERPERPPLSFAQRRLWLIDRMEGPSALYNLPLALRVTGPLDPAALESALGDLVTRHESLRTLLTEHDGEPRQRIVPPAEARVPFDHRTTPPADPATALTDCTAIPFDLATELPIRVHLLPLSEDEHLLVLVLHHIAGDGWSVEPLLRDLSAAYAARREGTVPDWRPLPVQYADYALWQRELLGDETDPDSLVSRQLSYWREALAGLPEELALPVDRPRSADSSHRGDRIVLPIGAELHASLGALSREHRVTMFMTLQAALAALLTRLGAGTDVPIGSVVAGRSDEALDDLVGFFVNTLVLRTDTSGDPTFAELLARVRETGLGAYAHQDVPFERLVEELNPARSLARHPLFQVMLLLQGGGRGGSGDTTLDLAGLPAAVEPVGGYAAKFDLSIAMGEFFDADGAPAGLECAIDYATDLFDRETVESLAARFGRLLAAVTARPDRRIGQAELLTEGERAELLPGAHEVPVDVPLLPAVFEAQVARTPDATALVAGSTRLSWAALNARADDLAHRLTAAGAGPESVVALALPRSAESVIALLAILKAGAASLSLDAEYPADRTAAMLADATPALVVTGDGWPHPGLLTGLTVLTSDHPTHTPDHPRGHRTTTPAHAAHTPVGTDPEGTYGTPPHDRKHPADATDRTAPPALRPGAGEPPRRTTAADAAYVIYTSGSTGRPKGVVVSHGAIAALLASHRSSAGPIGAAEHRYGRLRVALTASLCFDASWDGLLWLVAGHELHLIGDEVRRDAAALVRHVRSESLDVLEITPSYAEQLVVEGLLDAPAPRVVLLGGEPVGQALWTRLREAPATTGHNLYGPTECTVDTLLQDFAGSERPTLGHTVLGTRAYVLDEYLRLVPPGVPGELYLAGDGLARGYLGRPGPTAERFVADPFTRDGAFPSGGRMYRTGDLVRRTRDGALDYLGRTDHQVKIRGFRIEPGEIEHVLTRHPRVRAATVTAHEDGAAGPRLVAHVVADGPLDPAALRAFAADSLPAHMVPAAVVTLDALPLTGSGKVDRRALPAPSFASSPTGRPPRTPHEELLCGLFAEVLGLPGPVTIDDGFFDLGGHSLLAMRLLGGVRTAFGVDLGMRALFEAPTVAALGRRLARHLHPDGAAETATDALDVLLPLRATGTRAPLFCVHPAAGISWVYSGLLRHLDADRPVYGLQARGLRGGSASSVTEIAEDYVRQVRAVQPEGPYHLLGWSFGGVVAQAMAVALQTAGQEVALLALLDGLPADPARYPAGGAEPSGDPVDTLAELLASLGYDPAEGRGQAELTALLGEAAGVLPDVFEQHRKLMAEHVPGRYRGEAVFFGATLDKPADWPYGAAWRPYVDGRVEEHRITCTHGAMTRPDPVARIAAVLAQKLGV